TGAGCTATTTCATGAAGATTCATAAAATCCTCCTATTTCTAATCCTATCAAGCTTATATTTTCCTAACACATACTATCTATTCTTCAATCACTATACTGCTCCCTGTAGAATTTACAAAAAACGGAATTTCCTGTTCCAGCAAATCCTCCACTGCTCTTTGTCCGGTACAATGAGAGATGCCGAGTAAGGGCACATTTAATTCTTTTAAATAATTTATAGTCCTATCGATTCGGTCCTGATCAGCATCTACCAAGTGAGTCCCGCCTAACACAGCATATATAGGCTGCTCAAACCGTTTAACAATTGTATCCAATATATTTACAACTCCCGGATGAGAGCAACCTAGCAACACTACCAATCCTTTGGTACTCTTTATTACAAGAGCTATTTCATCGCTAAAATCATCTATTGAATATTCTCCGTCTGAACAGACATAAAATCTTTCATTTATCTTTTCAAACCCGGACACTTTTTCAAAGTTTTTAACAGCAAACAGATTGGGTGCAATTTGTTGCACATCTCCATTCATATAACAGACTTCTATATTTTGTTTCTCCAAATAGCTTTGGTCAAAATTACTACCCAAGTATTGCCATGATCTATCTTTATACGCATATTTTTTGTTGAAAAACTCTGGTGTAACAAACAATCTAAAATCATTTCCAATAGCGCCTGTCAGCTGTCTAAAGCCTCCACTGTGGTCATAATGTCCATGGCTCAATACAACATGGGTAACATCATTCATATCTATATTCAACATACCTGCATTCTTTAAAAATTTATCACTCTGCCCGGTATCAAATAGAACTTTGTAGTTGTCGGACTCTATCAAAATGGACAAACCGTGTTCATTTTTCAGGGAAAGATTCTCACCCATAGAATTTTCTACTAGAGTAACAATTTTGATTGTCATATCAATCATTCCTTTTGAATTGAAATTTAGGGTATATCATTATTATATATACTTATTTATCCATTTTCATCGTACATACATACAAAAAAAATGCTTTCTTCATTAAAATAATTGTATTCACACAAAGCTGAGCAAAATATTTGTTAAAAAAATAACTTTTATGGACTTGAGTGTAAAGATGTAGTAGAATACATTTAGATTAATTAATAATAAAAATATAGGTAGCAACAACACAGGGGGACGGTTCTCCTGTGCTCTTCTATACAATCTTTATGTGTTCTCAATTCCCATAAACGAAGAGTCTATATCCTTCCTTCAATAAAAAATTACCTTTAGCAATTAACATAATAATTTTTGAATATATAAACTCAGTTATAAAAAATTTGATATCTTAAGCTGGACAATCCTTGGTATAAACCACCAGAAAAGAAAGGAGGTGCTTTATATAAAACGTGTCAGTTCAAGCTAGCTCATTCTAAATTTTCTGAATTATTTTTAAAAGAGGGGGTTTTTAAATGAAAACTGAAGTAAAAAAGAGAATGCCCAAATGGTTTTACCTAACTGTATTGATTGCAACACTCCTTTGTTTTCAATCAATGGCATCTACTTCTGTTTTTGCAGACAATTCTGATCAAGGAGTTTACAACATCGGGTCAGGCATACATGATATAACCGGGCCTGCTGCAGAGGTACGCATGATGGGCTATGCATCCATGGATCAGATAACAGCAGGAATTCATACCAGATTGTGGTCCAGAGCCTTCATCGTTGAGGACCCATCCAGCGCTAAAAGAGTAGTGGTTGTCACTGCTGATCTGGCTTTCATAACTCAGGCAGTAAAACAAAAGGTGATAGAAAACTTAAACAATAAATATGGCAATCTGTATACCCAAGAAAACGTTGTGCTGAATGCTACCCATACACACAGCGGACCTGGAGGTTATTCACATTACGCCCTGTATAATTTTACTATTATGGGCTTTATAAAAGAAAACTTCAATTGCATTGTAGACGGGATATGTCAATCCATTGAAAAGGCTCATGACAATCTGGAGCCGGGTTATATAAAATTAAACAGCAGTCAACTTGATGGAGTCACAATAAACCGTTCGCCCCAAGCATATATGAATAATCCCGCCGATGAAAGGTCTAAATATTCCCATGACGTTGACAAAACCATGACAGTTATCAAATTTGAAAATCTATCAGGCCAGGAAATCGGCATTATAAACTGGTTCCCCATTCACTGCACCTCCATGGGAAAGGATAATCAATTGATCAGTGGAGATAATAAAGGTTATGCATCCTATTTGTATGAAAAATATAAAAACACCGACTATTCTGCCGACAAAACCTTTGTTGCAGCCTTTGCTCAGAGCAATTGTGGTGACTCCTCCCCAAACATATACGGCGGCGAAGATGGCTATGGAGATAATGATTTTGAGAGTACGGAATATGCTGGTCGTAAACAGTTTGAAAAGGCACTTGAACTAGCAGATTCTGCCACTGACAAAATCACAGGTTCAGTGGATTTCAGACATCAGTTTGTAGATTTCTCTTGTATCAAGGTGACACCGGAATACGCAGATGGGGAAGATCGCGAAACTGCCCCTGCTGCTATAGGCTATTCATTTGCCACAGGCGCTGAAGATGGGCCAAGCGGAGTCCCCTCTTTCTATGAAGGCATGACAACCGAAGACTATCCAATTGATGGCAAAAATACAGTGAAAATCGCCCAAGAATTTGTAAGCCTAGTACCGCCGTTTAATACAATTATGGGAATCAATTATCCTTGGCTATGGCCTCCCCATCAACCCAAACCAATACTTTTTGCAACATCACAGGCAAAGCCCTATCCATGGACACCTGAAGTCCTACCTGTACAGATAGTCAAAATAGGACAGCTGAAAATTGTTGCTGTCCCAGCAGAATTCACAACAATGTCAGGCAGGAGACTGACAGAAAAGGTGCAATCAATATTTGGAGATAGTAATGGGGTATGTGTATTGGCCGGGCCTTCCAATGCATATTCTGATTATGTTGCAACTAAGGAAGAATATGATTTACAGCATTACGAAGGAGCATCGACTATTTTCGGTCCTTGGACCCTTTCAGCATATATTCAGGAATTCTCAAAACTAGCAGCGGCTATGAAGAACGGGGAGGATATAGATAGCGGACCTATACCCCGTGACCTTACAAATAAACAGATGAATTTCCAAACAGGAGTAGTGTTGGATAATACACCTACCGGTAAAAAATTCGGCGATATAGTTGTAGATGTTCAAGCTTCCTATTCCGAAGGCGATGATGTTACAGTAACATTCTGGGGAGCTCATCCTAAAAATGATTTAAAGATCGGTTCCACTTATCTTGAAGTACAAAGATTAGAGGAAGACCAATGGATTACTATAGCTAATGATTGGGATTGGAATACTAAATATAGGTGGAAAAGAATAGATCCTGTATGGGGTTCATCTCAAGTTACCATCGAATGGAATATACCACAAAATACCCTGCCTGGTACATACAGGATAGTTCACTACGGTAACTATAAAAACGGATGGAATAAAAAAATATATCCCTATACAGGTACTTCATCTACCTTCACAATAAATTGAAACCATCATTTTGGTATTAACTAGCTCAACACAAGGGGACAGTCCCTCTGTGCAGTTAAAAACAACTGCACAGAGGGACTGTCCCCTTGTGTTGTATCATGATATAATCATTCCATTTTTAACAAAAGGTACTGTATCTGTTGTATCTTTTCTAAAACAGAAATCTATGTCATGGCTATAACCTAGACTTGATAATCTTTTATAATGCTGGGTCGTTTTTAGAAATTGGTGGATATTATTTTTGTTGTGTCTATAAATATAGCTGCAGTTTATCGCCAGGTCGTCTAGTATTGCGCGGCCATTTGTATATTTTAATATGTCGTCTATTATAGCTCCCGCCGCTGATATATCATCTAAGGAAAAACGTCCGTGGGTACCCGCGCAAATTATTGCTATATCCCTATTCTCACGGACACAGCGGCGAGCAACAGCCTCAGAATTTATCATCGCTCCTATCAATGTTATCTCTGCATCCCTTGCTCCAATGACTGCATTGGTACCATTGGTGGTAGTTATTATCACAATTTTCCCGGCAACACTGTCATGCGTGTATTCTAGGGGGGAGTTGGACAAATCAAATCCGTCTATTTTATTACATCCCCTTTCACCACCTAAAATACAACATTCCCTACCTAGTCTTTCTGCTCTCTCAAAGGCATCTTGAATTCGCTTCACCGGAATAACACCTTTACAGCCATTGTCCAAAGCCTGAATGATAGTGGAAGTAGCCCTCAAAACGTCTATAACTATAGCAGTTTTACCATCTAATCTATCACCGACAATATCTAGTGCAGTAGAGAATACATTTATATTCAATTATATACCTCCGTATGAATTACAAGTTTTTCATTATATCTGTTATAAACTCATCATTTGAATATGTTGTAAGCAGTTGCTCTATAAGCCTTTCAGTTACGTCTGCAGTTCCCATGGAGCTCATGGCTCGTCTTATGGTCCATACTGCTTCCAATTCTGCCTGTGTCAACAGCAGCTCTTCTCTTCTAGTACCGGATTTATAGATATCTATAGCCGGGAATATCCTTTTTTCAGAAAGTTTTCTATCCAGGTGTATCTCCATGTTCCCTGTTCCCTTAAATTCCTCATATATTACATCGTCCATCCTGCTGCCAGTTTCTATCAGTGCAGTAGCTATTATGGTCAAGCTTCCGCCTTCTTCTATATTTCTTGCAGCTCCAAAAAACTTCTTGGGCTTATGCAGTGCACCAGGATCCAATCCGCCTGACAAAGT
This portion of the Clostridia bacterium genome encodes:
- a CDS encoding 2-phosphosulfolactate phosphatase; amino-acid sequence: MNINVFSTALDIVGDRLDGKTAIVIDVLRATSTIIQALDNGCKGVIPVKRIQDAFERAERLGRECCILGGERGCNKIDGFDLSNSPLEYTHDSVAGKIVIITTTNGTNAVIGARDAEITLIGAMINSEAVARRCVRENRDIAIICAGTHGRFSLDDISAAGAIIDDILKYTNGRAILDDLAINCSYIYRHNKNNIHQFLKTTQHYKRLSSLGYSHDIDFCFRKDTTDTVPFVKNGMIIS
- a CDS encoding MBL fold metallo-hydrolase — translated: MTIKIVTLVENSMGENLSLKNEHGLSILIESDNYKVLFDTGQSDKFLKNAGMLNIDMNDVTHVVLSHGHYDHSGGFRQLTGAIGNDFRLFVTPEFFNKKYAYKDRSWQYLGSNFDQSYLEKQNIEVCYMNGDVQQIAPNLFAVKNFEKVSGFEKINERFYVCSDGEYSIDDFSDEIALVIKSTKGLVVLLGCSHPGVVNILDTIVKRFEQPIYAVLGGTHLVDADQDRIDRTINYLKELNVPLLGISHCTGQRAVEDLLEQEIPFFVNSTGSSIVIEE
- a CDS encoding neutral/alkaline non-lysosomal ceramidase N-terminal domain-containing protein, yielding MKTEVKKRMPKWFYLTVLIATLLCFQSMASTSVFADNSDQGVYNIGSGIHDITGPAAEVRMMGYASMDQITAGIHTRLWSRAFIVEDPSSAKRVVVVTADLAFITQAVKQKVIENLNNKYGNLYTQENVVLNATHTHSGPGGYSHYALYNFTIMGFIKENFNCIVDGICQSIEKAHDNLEPGYIKLNSSQLDGVTINRSPQAYMNNPADERSKYSHDVDKTMTVIKFENLSGQEIGIINWFPIHCTSMGKDNQLISGDNKGYASYLYEKYKNTDYSADKTFVAAFAQSNCGDSSPNIYGGEDGYGDNDFESTEYAGRKQFEKALELADSATDKITGSVDFRHQFVDFSCIKVTPEYADGEDRETAPAAIGYSFATGAEDGPSGVPSFYEGMTTEDYPIDGKNTVKIAQEFVSLVPPFNTIMGINYPWLWPPHQPKPILFATSQAKPYPWTPEVLPVQIVKIGQLKIVAVPAEFTTMSGRRLTEKVQSIFGDSNGVCVLAGPSNAYSDYVATKEEYDLQHYEGASTIFGPWTLSAYIQEFSKLAAAMKNGEDIDSGPIPRDLTNKQMNFQTGVVLDNTPTGKKFGDIVVDVQASYSEGDDVTVTFWGAHPKNDLKIGSTYLEVQRLEEDQWITIANDWDWNTKYRWKRIDPVWGSSQVTIEWNIPQNTLPGTYRIVHYGNYKNGWNKKIYPYTGTSSTFTIN